The following proteins are co-located in the Bradysia coprophila strain Holo2 chromosome X unlocalized genomic scaffold, BU_Bcop_v1 contig_130, whole genome shotgun sequence genome:
- the LOC119067897 gene encoding LOW QUALITY PROTEIN: aurora kinase C-like (The sequence of the model RefSeq protein was modified relative to this genomic sequence to represent the inferred CDS: deleted 2 bases in 1 codon; substituted 1 base at 1 genomic stop codon) has translation MFESQADDELETEVRTESLNRFDTEYAKQCVIVSIVLHNDNTLTEPMSKTEEENRVEDNTETKQEWKLSDFVIDRRLGSGRFGKVYLVQEASTTNVYAMKKQNRNQTTEVMVGREVVIQADLCHPNILRLYGSFHDDTFTYLILEYAPNGSLLKKLDKLPNKRLDEKSAARYISSCADALIYLHERDIIHRDIKPENLLLSVNDQLKIXFRTIGKCAEPKTKNHLWNARLYTAGKYVSTYRSHLKRNDFRCFSRSVMNGEPYSKEVDLWSLGVLCYDLLVGEWAFKAPTKEDAYWKTIKAHYNPFPDFLSKTACQLIRRLIVVDPEFRLPLSDVKRHPWIVANTH, from the exons ATGTTTGAGAGCCAAGCAGATGATGAATTAGAAACAGAAGTGAGAACTGAATCGCTCAATCGGTTCGATACTGAATACGCAAAACAATGTGTTATAGTCAGCATTGTGTTGCACAACGATAATACACTGACAGAACCTATGTCGAAAACAGAAGAGGAAAATAGAGTTGAAGACAACACAGAAACAAAGCAAGAGTGGAAGCTATCTGACTTTGTTATCGATCGTCGGTTGGGAAGTGGACGGTTCGGTAAAGTGTATTTGGTGCAGGAAGCAAGCACGACAAACGTTTATgcgatgaaaaaacaaaatcgtaaTCAGACAACTGAAGTAATGGTGGGCCGCGAGGTCGTAATACAAGCAGACCTTTGTCATCCTAACATTCTACGGCTGTATGGTTCGTTCCATGATGACACATTCACTTATTTAATCTTGGAATATGCACCAAACGGTAGTCTGCTCAAAAAACTGGACAAATTACCGAACAAACGGCTAGACGAGAAATCTGCTGCACGTTACATTTCATCCTGTGCCGATGCTCTCATTTATTTACATGAACGAGACATTATTCATCGGGATATTAAACCGGAGAATCTACTGCTTAGTGTTAACGATCAACTGAAAATT TGATTTCGGACTATCGGTAAATGCGCAGAACCAAAGACGAAGAACCATTTGTGGAACGCCCGATTATATACCGCCGGAAAGTATGTGTCAACTTACCGTTCACATTTGAAGCGAAAtgattttcgttgtttttctCGGTCAGTCATGAATGGCGAACCGTATTCAAAGGAGGTCGACCTATGGAGCCTTGGTGTATTGTGCTACGATCTTCTGGTTGGTGAATGGGCATTTAAAGCACCAACCAAAGAGGACGCGTACTGGAAAACCATCAAAGCTCACTACAATCCATTTCcagattttctatcaaaaacaGCCTGCCAA